The region GGTATTGATGTTAGCAGTGATCATCAAGTGCAACTTGTTTTGAAGGTAGGAATccagatatatttttttactatctTTTAACTAAGCCAAATTGGTGGAGTGCTGCAACTGGAAGTATGTTTTATGTAATAGTTTACCAATATATTCCAGATAATGGATTTTGACTAATGCATTTACATTTTAGTTTTTCCGACTAGGATTTTGTAATACATCAATTAAAATGTTCTATGTTTAATCTCATACATAATCCATCTGAATATTTGGATGTCCGTGCTCCAATTCTAAGCATAACCTTATGAAtacatgtaaaatttttgtatgAATTTAGTTATACAATTTTGCGGTACAGTGGAAGAAGTGGTTTTGCAGCTATATAAGATATTCTTGTGTGAATGCAGGTAGTAGGTCAAATATGCGATGACCTTGTACCTTTGATTGTTCCTGACAAACAAGGGGAAATCAAAACAGTCCGTTTAATTCTAACGAGTTCAGAAGATGATAAAAATCTTCTACTGGtaaatttgttttgattattctttattttggcTTGGTGtcaattgtcaaaaaaaatttctgaatcCATGTGTTTTTTATCATTAGACTGAGATTCAAAGTctggaagaggaagaagatttGAAACTTCGTGGATTTCGAGAGGTTTTAGATGTCATCTCTAGATCTCATAAACCTATCATCGGTTACAACTGCCTTCATGGTGATTATGCTACTTTTCCTTATTCTGAAGGATTTTACAATTCTTTTTCTTGCGTGcttaagaatttttatttttatgtttccaCTTCTCTCGACTGACAGACAAGGTCTTTGCAGATTTTACATTTATCCATTCAAAATTCATTGCTCCTTTGCCACCAAGCATGGCAGAATTCATGTGCTCGCTGAGGCTGGCCTTCCGTGAAATACTTGATATCAACCATCTGTTGAAGGAAGTTGGCCCTTTGAGGAAGGCAAATAATGTACCGGCTGCTTTCAGTTACTTGAGGAGGCAGTTTTTCACCCCGGTAGAACTGGAAATTCCTTCACAAGGTTAGTGAAGAATGACCTTCATTGCCCATGTTTTGATCTGAACTCTGCAACTTCCAAGGAGTTACATTGAACCTTTATTTTGCTCTAGATTAAGTTGAACATTTGTTTGGCAGCCAGTGGAGTGATTGATCAAATCCTTCATTTCCGGTCTAacatttgctttcttttcaaGTCTCAGTTCTTCTGAAAAGAGCTTTAACTGAATTTACTCACATGTGAATTGCTGTTGATTCTTTCCTGATCtttaatgttgttttttatggtttaacAGTTGACAGCGATGACAAAAACTATGGGCATAATGTTCTGCAAATAACATATTTGTTCGCCAAACTCAACAACTTGCTGAAAATTGTTCCTGACCATCAACCTGCGCTTGAACAAGACACCAGACAAGTCAAAGATTTTGCGAACATCTTTTATCCTTGTTCTACCACTCTCCAAGATTCTGATGATGAAGACATTGGTTCTCAGGTggataaatctaaaaaatttggtACCGATAATGTGGTTCTGCTGTGGGGATTTAGGGCTGGAATATCTGCAGCTGGCCTAAAACGCCAGCTCCACGGGATCCACTCTGtattttttgagaattttgaGTTGCAGTTAGTGGATAGAACTTGCGCAATTGTTATTTTCCACGTCCCAGGTTCCGCTGGAGAATTTATTGGAAGACATGAGATCAGGAAGCATCGGTTCAGGTTCTCTAAAGGAGATGATGTCTAATGGTCTGAAAGTAACAGGATATGAAGCCTATAAGAAGGTATGCAGAATGGGTCTTTGGGAAGCAGACTTGGCTGAATCTTTGGAAATGGTCTTGTCAGAGCAAACAGATGACCTTCCTTCAAACTGCAAGAATGATACGTCTGAGATTTACTGGAGCAGTGAATTTATGATCGATCTGAACGTTCTATGATGATTGTTTTGATAGATGCATCACACAGAAGCATGCACATTAGCCTAAGGCTATAGGTCATGATTGAAAGGTGAGAAAGTTACTTGAAACATGGCACATACGAGGCGTTACAAAGTTGATGACAATCTTAGTTGGACATGCTGACTATGATTCTGGCTCACCATTGCTTTCTTTGTTCATGAGCTCCAAATCGGGTGCTGGTTGTCTTCTCGCACACCCTTCtttgtagaattttttattcaaatggttACTAAACTTCATTCTGTTTTCAACTCTACCTTcgtaaattttgttttggagTGCATTTATTTGAGAAAATCCGTTGGCAGGCACTCAAATGTGAGTAAAAGTAGAAACAATATCAAACCCTTGTACCTGTAATAATTTTCTCCATAAAACTTATCTAATCATTTGATGAGGTTTAATTTGCAAATAAAGTATGCCACATTGCAAGAGAACCAAAACACTCACATATGACTATTTAAtctcattttcatatttctttacAAACGGAAAGATCAACACAAAGCCCGGTTGAAATTGAGGTACCAATTTACATTTTACAAAGTGCAGGCAGTTAAAAGGCAGTGACATTGTATAGTGCCCacagaaagaagaaaaaagaaaagaaatatcaaCTATTTACAAAAGACCTTCAAGGGTGAAATGAATATGTATGACCTTCTGAAAACTAgacattaaacattaaaatactGGCCTATGATTCTAACCTTTTCAGAGCAAAGGTAATGCCTAAAGAAATATCTAGCAAGCTTCTGACAAActtttctcttcatcttctctcaGCACtatgatgagaaaaaaaaacacagcaatTGAAGTTTTACGATTTACTTCCCGATCGAAAATTTTGCTAATCTCTGGGTTGAGATTGAGCAACCACTGAGCCTAAACCAGAGTTCACAGGAAGTGACCCAGAACTTGCTTGAGCACCCCAAATCCCAAAAGCTTCTTTAGGAAATATTTCTGGGCTAACAGCAGTAGTAGATGGAGTATACGGTCTCACAACCTTGTTTTTGTGCCCAAGCTGGAAGTTGGAAGGGAAAGAGCAACTCAATTTACAGGATAGCcaaatttaataaagaaaagataatgCAACAGTTATACCCTTGAAGCATTTGGTCCGTAAGTGTTCAATGCTTGATCAATTGAAGCATATATATCACAAGCTTGTTGAGATCCACGAGTGCATTTGATCACACGAGTACTTTCCTTCGACTCAATTGATCTGGAATGTAGATAAATAATAAGGTGAGATGGCAATGATCCAGGTTGGTCCTTTTTTCCACGTGTCAACTCCATAGTAACTAAGTCATCCCAGACAACATCCCATAGTATTGTGCAGGGATCTCTAGCCGGATTGAATTTCCTCTGAGCCATAATATTTGCTGGTtgctaaaaacaaaacaaataacaaaataagtgTCCTTGCTGAAATGAGAGCGTATTCAAAGTAGAAGCTACAAGTGCTAATTGTCTTACTTGCAAAAGAATTACCCTCCGATGGGTGACTAAAAGAACTTTTCCCTTTGGAAGTAAAAAATGATCTTCATAGGCATCTGAAAATGCAAATTTTCCTCGGACTTTAAACAGATCAACTTGGCCAAAAAAGGCACCAGACTCAGCCAGCTGTAAGATGGCCTTCATAACAAAAGAGTAAAAATAGTGAGATATGTTTTTCAGTGCAGATCCGTACCACATATAAACAAAGAGTTAGAAAAACATGGTATGAAAAATTAAGGAAACATGCCATGACAGTAATGATAAAAAACAGCCATAAGCAAGAAAATTTAGGTATTAGCAATCGagttggtttttaataaaacctgCTTAAGGAAATTAAATGAAAGAAGAACATATTTAATATGATATATCATCCGTTTTTTTTAAAGACTTGAAGGCTCAATAAGGTTAAGAGGTCATGCAAAtcattaaaaaccaaatatattGCAATAACTATAgctattataaatatatgtccTCACCAAGTCATTACCACAAGTACTTTGACAACCACCCACACCTTCCAACCAATATTTACTATGTCTTCATTCCTTATTCTGATTATCTCAAGTTCTTTTGTTAATGGGAGGCGTTCATTTACTCTCAAGTGGTTTGAAGTGAAGCAGGGCGTGGAAGTAACACTTCCTTTAAATGGTTGGAAATTAATATCACTTTCAGTAGttcttatgttcattttgcAGGAAGTGGAAGAAATTCTGAAGTGAGTTTAgttgaaaatcaaaacaaatatcgAAGGGAAGTGTCACTCCCCCACTTTAGGGCAATTGAACatctaaaataagaaaaagtcaGAGCAAATGAAAGCCCCAATATATATTCATTTGCTTTAAAGTGGGGAAATAACACTTCCTTCACTTGAAaacttcttttgattttgaactAAATCCACTTTACAATTTTTCACTTAAGTGGGGTATGAAGTAGGGTGAGTTTTTATATAAGCTCACTTTCCAATACTTAACTCCACTTTAGAATTTCTTTCActgccttaaaaaaaaatcagtatttTAAACCATGAGGAACTTCAAAGTCATAAACCAAATACATGACAGTATACACAATACATGGTCATAGAGGGAGAGAACAGATGATGATCAGAAGCTTAATCACCAAATGGTAACCATTTTCCTTTTAATCAAGCAAATGTAAAGCTAATCCTTCACAAAATGACAAGGGATGTTGAAAATTTTACTATTAGAAATCACAAAGCATGACGCTACAAAGAACAGAAGGTCTATTACCTGGCCCGTTGCCTTAAACTCATCATAGGGACGCAGAAGATTGTCTCCACCAATCACTCGAGGAAGACGCTTGCGAAGCAACTGGTCTTCTGATGTGATGGCTGAAGCTATCTTCATTTTCACAGCATTAGCACCTTCAGTAGTTTTTGACAGCAGATCAAGTACACCGCTGACAGGTTGAGCTGCAGCACCAATTATTCCTTTACCTACACCTTGAACAAAACCCTCAACACCTGATGATTTTGCGCCTTCAAGAGGCTTGGTTAATATACCAGTCACTCCTCTAAAGAAGCCTTTTGCAAGAGCTCCACCACCCTCCCTGATAACATCGCCTATGTCTTCAACACCTTTGTTATCCTGGAAGAAGCATAGAAGGgggaaatcaattaattaagcaTTTAAAGAATATTCAAGCTCACACATTCAAGCACTGCAGCACCTGCTTTTGTCGGCTTTGGATAAATTTCTTGTCCATTGATAGAGCTGCCATTCCTTTACTCATGTGGCCCAATGCACTACTTGCATTGCCAAGAATGTCTACACCAGAGAGCAGTTGAAGAGGCTGACTGAGAAGATCTTTTTGAATGCTGGACACTGCTGAACTAATAAGAGCACTTTGACGCATGCATATGTTTTCATGAAACCTTGGAGCAATACGCACCTGAAAAACACACATTGGAAGTGTTAAATCATAGCCTACCTGAGATATGAGATGAAAGAAGATTCATAAAATTCTGGATCCAAATGGCAGAGCATGACAGTAATGATGTTTCTCAAGGAAATTGCTTATCTCGATAGAAATTAAATCTACTGTGAAATACAAACCGGCATATGCTCTGTGTTTCCCAATGCAGTCATCAATGATGACCAGAATCCAAGAACACCTTTGGGACGTTGTGTGGGTGACATTGTCATTGACAGTTTGAATCGAATTTCAGATATGTTAAGAAGCCTATTAGTAAAAGCAATTTCCATTAGAATTTAGTGAAAAGAAATAGGAAGGAGCTATCATGataaaggataaaaaaattgtaCCCTATCTGTATTGTTGGATCAACAGAAACAGCATTTGTTGGAGAGCCAAAGATCCTACTGGATTTCGCTTGTTGAAACATTTCATGAAGACGCCAAATTATTGGTTCATGAATGTTCACCAAAATTGCACAATTCTCTGGTACCTGAAGTGCAGCAAAAATTAGTATCATGAAAGATTCATCTGCTTGcgaagaaaaaagaataatcaTTCTAAAGAAGATTGATATAATAGCAGATGATTGCAACACTTTGAAATCAAAGTATTTGATCAACAAAGCTGGGCAAAATAAGAGTATGAATTGTATACCTGCAAACCAAGATACGGGTATACAGACAAATCTAGCGAACCATTTGTTTGCATGGTCAATGAAAACTTCAATATATATTCCATATCATCCCCAACCCTCTGAGGCCTAAACAAAACTGGCATTGGAGTAAAAGGCAATTGGTTATCAACTTGGATCCCTTGCATCCGTAGCTTGAATCTGTGGCAACACAACAATGTTTTAGTGGATATCCTACCTTGAGATGAACTACGAATTGATATACAAAGTTCTTAGCCTCTGTTTGAATGACGTGGTAAGCTAGTTCGGGgggaaaaaaaccaaatcaagtATCTGAAGTCCAATGACAATTTGCAGAACTAACCTGCTTATTCCTAAGCCTAGCCCAGATGAATACGAAACTGATAGACTCTGCATGGACAGATACAGAATCTCCTCAGGCATATGGTCAATCACAGATAATCCAAGCTCTGCAAGCTCAAAAGTAACGTGACATTCACTGTCAGAAGCTGATGGAGACATTCCATAATCACTGTTAGATGGTTGAAACACAGGCAAAGAGATGCCCCCATGCACAAGAGCTACAGAATCATTGTCTGGCATCCAATCACAGATTCGAGCAATATTAACTTTACCCTCTTTCAGAACAGTGAAATGGAGAGGCCTGATGGGCCCATTATATGTCTGCATGGGTTGATGATCCACAAGCTCATCAAGGTTATACTT is a window of Dioscorea cayenensis subsp. rotundata cultivar TDr96_F1 chromosome 5, TDr96_F1_v2_PseudoChromosome.rev07_lg8_w22 25.fasta, whole genome shotgun sequence DNA encoding:
- the LOC120261015 gene encoding LOW QUALITY PROTEIN: poly(A)-specific ribonuclease PARN-like (The sequence of the model RefSeq protein was modified relative to this genomic sequence to represent the inferred CDS: deleted 1 base in 1 codon); this translates as MKLKFSLTKASIKVVEGYTCNFNQQHREFVLAGCAMASNVVGKRRWSGAVKQVTKSNFSSALEQIKKHIHESDFIAISTQRTGDFSGASSPSSHRHPWRRVLPLDTSETAYLKAKHAAERFELLQFAICPFRLLSSKVVAYPYNFHLFPRDELNLGMPSYSFSCQSSSLTSMAREGFDFNACIYDGITYSSRAQESVARDRNPVPRMHLMTSSSSLSVADSVFMGRIKSRVETWWKACRDPGKAVDGSLVLSLRKLILGGELYGSRPCLGIDVSSDHQVQLVLKVVGQICDDLVPLIVPDKQGEIKTVRLILTSSEDDKNLLLTEIQSLEEEEDLKLRGFREVLDVISRSHKPIIGYNCLHDFTFIHSKFIAPLPPSMAEFMCSLRLAFREILDINHLLKEVGPLRKANNVPAAFSYLRRQFFTPVELEIPSQVDSDDKNYGHNVLQITYLFAKLNNLLKIVPDHQPALEQDTRQVKDFANIFYPCSTTLQDSDDEDIGSQVDKSKKFGTDNVVLLWGFRAGISAAGLKRQLHGIHSVFFENFELQLVDRTCAIVIFHVPGSAGELLEDMRSGSIGSGSLKEMMSNGLKVTGYEAYKKVCRMGLWEADLAESLEMVLSEQTDDLPSNCKNDTSEIYWSSEFMIDLNVL